A portion of the Gloeothece citriformis PCC 7424 genome contains these proteins:
- a CDS encoding TIR domain-containing protein — MTTEYCPYFRVYLLWHPKSDDGKQLAEYLFEKICGEPEHPLCRGLGIPVYFRSAPFTLGNDTPRPINFKNSLKSAIFVLIDEQMVISDSWEQYIEQLWHNTSKLVPHHRLYPVALTEYFSNFINEQDFLRTNFIKIYQETNIQAKCEKLLRQVLHECCRQLKPIESQEPPNSGTAPSSLRLFLSHAKQDGVDIANSVRRWINEDESLNTFFDAKDIAPGYDFVEEIKAGLKDSALLICQTDAYATRYWCRWEVLTAKKHQVPTLLVSALNVGEERSFPYLGNIPTMRWQGTENIPFIITRILLEVLRYRYFPAYVENLKQIDRMPKQATIVPCAPELLSYLQSWQPSKSEDNTLIIYPDPPLGDDEIELLNSLDPGLKAWTPSQPMPLVAEETAQKPLLHKLIGISISDSPDLARLGFSHFHLKRALVEISRHLLAQGASVAYGGDLRPDGFTQDLIEMVKAYNKQALELGEKIQNFLAWPLHLGQTVQFLAQHKNEITIRPIALPQELKQDFSIDEQKYLEPNSTVNQYIWSRCLTAMREQMAQQIDARIILGGKVVNYKGAFPGIAEEAALAISHHKPLFVLGAFGGCAKAVGEAMLGESPEVLTQAYQTAQSEDYAKMIQFYNQRANQGTSHKEINYTTLVETFQNTGFQGLNNGLTELENQNLFNTENLEEMVYLILKGLQTAEA, encoded by the coding sequence ATGACAACTGAGTACTGTCCCTACTTCCGAGTCTACCTCCTCTGGCATCCGAAATCGGATGACGGAAAACAGTTGGCTGAGTACCTCTTTGAAAAAATTTGCGGCGAACCCGAACATCCTCTGTGCCGGGGGCTAGGCATTCCCGTTTATTTCCGTTCAGCACCATTTACACTGGGAAATGATACACCTAGACCAATAAACTTCAAGAATTCCTTAAAATCGGCCATTTTTGTTCTCATAGATGAGCAGATGGTGATCAGTGACAGTTGGGAGCAATACATCGAGCAGCTTTGGCATAATACATCGAAGCTAGTTCCTCATCATCGCCTTTATCCAGTAGCTCTTACGGAATATTTTTCCAATTTTATTAACGAGCAAGACTTTCTTAGGACTAATTTTATTAAAATTTATCAGGAAACAAATATTCAAGCCAAGTGCGAAAAGTTATTAAGACAAGTGTTGCATGAGTGTTGCCGACAACTAAAACCCATTGAATCTCAAGAGCCTCCTAATTCTGGAACAGCACCTTCATCCTTGCGACTCTTCCTCAGCCATGCTAAACAAGACGGAGTTGACATTGCCAATAGCGTTCGTCGATGGATAAATGAAGATGAATCACTAAATACTTTTTTTGACGCGAAGGATATTGCTCCCGGTTATGATTTTGTAGAAGAGATTAAAGCAGGATTGAAAGATTCCGCTCTATTAATTTGTCAAACCGATGCCTACGCCACTCGTTATTGGTGTCGTTGGGAAGTTTTGACGGCAAAGAAGCATCAAGTTCCTACACTGTTAGTTAGCGCTCTCAATGTAGGGGAGGAGCGTAGCTTTCCCTATTTAGGCAATATCCCGACTATGCGTTGGCAAGGGACTGAAAATATCCCTTTTATAATCACAAGAATTTTGCTAGAGGTGCTGCGTTATCGCTATTTCCCTGCCTATGTTGAGAATTTGAAGCAGATTGACAGAATGCCGAAACAAGCGACAATCGTACCTTGTGCCCCCGAACTTTTAAGCTATCTACAAAGCTGGCAACCGAGTAAATCTGAAGATAATACGCTTATAATTTATCCAGATCCTCCTCTAGGGGATGACGAGATTGAATTGCTAAACTCCCTCGACCCAGGCTTAAAAGCCTGGACACCTTCTCAACCCATGCCATTAGTCGCAGAAGAAACAGCACAGAAACCACTCTTACATAAATTAATTGGTATTTCCATTTCTGATAGCCCTGACTTAGCACGACTAGGCTTTAGTCATTTTCATCTAAAAAGGGCACTTGTTGAAATTAGTCGCCATCTTCTAGCTCAGGGAGCCAGCGTTGCTTATGGTGGCGACCTGCGTCCTGATGGATTCACCCAAGATTTAATTGAAATGGTCAAAGCTTACAATAAGCAAGCACTTGAACTAGGGGAGAAGATTCAAAACTTTTTAGCCTGGCCATTACATTTAGGGCAAACCGTTCAGTTCCTAGCTCAACATAAAAATGAAATTACAATTCGGCCAATTGCTCTGCCTCAAGAGCTAAAGCAGGATTTTAGTATTGATGAGCAAAAATATCTTGAACCAAATAGCACGGTTAATCAATACATTTGGTCTCGCTGTCTCACAGCAATGCGGGAGCAAATGGCCCAGCAAATTGATGCTCGAATTATTCTTGGTGGCAAAGTCGTAAACTACAAAGGTGCGTTTCCTGGGATTGCTGAAGAGGCAGCACTAGCGATCTCCCACCACAAACCTTTGTTTGTTCTGGGAGCATTTGGTGGCTGTGCTAAGGCAGTAGGGGAAGCCATGCTTGGAGAAAGCCCAGAGGTACTGACGCAAGCCTATCAAACTGCTCAGAGCGAAGACTACGCGAAGATGATCCAATTCTATAATCAAAGGGCAAACCAAGGAACATCTCACAAGGAAATTAATTATACTACCTTGGTTGAAACATTTCAAAATACTGGCTTTCAGGGACTAAACAACGGACTTACAGAGTTAGAAAATCAAAATTTATTCAACACAGAGAATTTGGAGGAAATGGTGTACTTAATTCTCAAAGGGCTTCAAACTGCTGAGGCTTAG